The Benincasa hispida cultivar B227 chromosome 11, ASM972705v1, whole genome shotgun sequence genome has a segment encoding these proteins:
- the LOC120090813 gene encoding uncharacterized protein LOC120090813 — MDETSALKPDPPLSNLRRRNSITLPVAVPSKLNLLAPTKAASPPLPLAFELVPIKSSSSASSPSLAYTSLRDILPSATAISSPTAASAANSGYEITIRNRLVKQAAWAYLQPMSSSPGSSGPHLFRRIWLRFSACLSFLNLPIISRIANAFDRIFRVVGVNFV, encoded by the coding sequence ATGGACGAGACCTCCGCTCTAAAACCAGACCCACCGCTGTCCAATCTTCGCCGCAGGAACTCCATCACGCTGCCCGTCGCCGTGCCATCTAAATTAAACCTTCTCGCTCCCACCAAGGCGGCTTCGCCGCCGCTACCGTTGGCTTTCGAGCTCGTCCCAATAAAATCCTCCTCCTCCGCCTCCTCTCCTTCCCTTGCCTACACTTCCCTCAGAGACATTTTGCCCTCGGCCACCGCCATCAGCTCCCCCACCGCCGCCTCTGCTGCAAATTCCGGGTACGAGATCACGATCCGCAACCGCCTTGTGAAGCAGGCGGCGTGGGCCTATCTTCAGCCCATGTCCTCTTCTCCAGGCTCCTCCGGACCTCACCTCTTCCGCCGTATTTGGCTCAGATTTTCAGCTTGTCTCAGCTTCCTCAACCTGCCCATAATTTCCCGTATAGCCAACGCTTTTGATCGGATATTTCGCGTTGTTGGGGTCAATTTTGTCTAA
- the LOC120090814 gene encoding HVA22-like protein i: MLGDFLARFLLMIFGYAYPAFQCYKAVVKSPIQVQELRYWCQFWIIVAILTIVERIADAFVGWFPMYGELKLALFIYLWYPKTMGSGYVFDTLLRPLVDKNDKDIEKMLKDLRVKAWDLAIFYWNNCTELSQSALLRVVNYIASQRQSIPSTPIPPSKKHK, encoded by the exons atgttgGGTGATTTCTTGGCTCGATTCCTTCT GATGATATTTGGGTATGCTTATCCTGCGTTTCAATGCTACAAGGCGGTGGTGAAATCCCCAATTCAAGTCCAAGAGCTTCGATATTGGTGTCAATTTTG GATCATTGTGGCCATTTTAACCATTGTTGAGAGGATTGCTGATGCTTTTGTGGGATGGTTCCCCATGTATGGAGAATTGAAGTTGGCTCTCTTTATCTACTTGTGGTATCCAAAGACTATG GGATCCGGGTATGTATTTGACACGTTGTTGAGGCCCTTAGTTGATAAAAATGacaaagatattgaaaagatgctAAAGGACTTGAGAGTAAAGGCTTGGGATTTGGCCATTTTCTACTGGAACAATTGCACTGAGTTGAGCCAATCTGCATTGCTTCGAGTTGTTAATTACATCGCTTCTCAGCGTCAAAGCATTCCTTCTACGCCTATACCTCCATCAAAAAAGCATAAGTGA